The Natronomonas salsuginis genome includes a region encoding these proteins:
- a CDS encoding PKD domain-containing protein, protein MTNVEFKTEGSGAVDELVVVERVDRDGDGYASGFQLKVVSDTRPKDPKENGQAGRSTAKLFSVLIGGPFKKLHNFFTKEASDEFFTPGQVMSATTTDGTRDVGTYRPVGPKRYFGPGEKTDETPLYVGTAREDKVWSHESHAVEMSRFLGPDEGRTTIEHIRLEACWDPEARGSLTGKDFDACLQPTDIPDEGFAAILDSLYGTPPFIFTPEKPLKVESPEQDQTETMTVTSNVDGAVVTIDRERVGTTPWTGEVPTDVGRDGPVRVTVADRGYLPETRRMAEPRDIDTRLTKIEQPITVRTATPGATVFVDGEVVGVTPWSGERWVEGSYDVFVSADGKAPRQFTGVRAGDTISTELVNDSLITSITEPSLDDTSPSGSTDTSTETTGDNSSESELMVTNTDLTAAALEADLRQIRDVELIASRFEASETTVGVREPVTLTAGQSHSLLGSITAYEWSFGDGSTTGRLSTSSRTHAYASPGTYTVELTVRDGNGNTDTSTKTITVEDTSPQAVFAPSTFDARTGESVSFDARGSTDAEGPISSYRWTFGDGSSATGPTQTHAYASGGIYTVRLTVTDDGGNTAVREKIVTVTVPNAQPIAAFTSSVDREAGTVTLDASASNDDDGTITQYVWFFENGTVMTGERVTYDAPATDSRDVELLVIDDVGSSATVTEPVENAAEGRTKTTPTTTAAAPSTTDDTPGEQTSTATAPPTEESDEGILDMLGKLLRELTDALG, encoded by the coding sequence ATGACGAACGTCGAGTTCAAGACGGAGGGATCGGGGGCGGTAGACGAGCTGGTCGTTGTCGAGCGTGTCGACCGTGATGGCGACGGCTACGCCTCGGGATTCCAGCTCAAAGTGGTTAGCGACACGCGCCCGAAAGACCCGAAAGAGAACGGCCAAGCCGGACGGTCAACGGCCAAACTGTTCTCGGTCCTCATCGGTGGCCCATTCAAGAAGCTGCACAATTTCTTCACCAAGGAAGCTTCAGACGAGTTCTTTACTCCCGGACAGGTGATGAGCGCGACCACCACGGACGGAACTCGCGACGTCGGGACCTACCGGCCGGTTGGGCCAAAGCGGTACTTCGGCCCTGGCGAGAAAACCGACGAGACACCGCTGTACGTCGGGACCGCCCGCGAGGACAAAGTGTGGTCACACGAGAGCCACGCCGTCGAAATGTCGCGGTTCCTCGGGCCGGACGAGGGGCGAACGACCATTGAACACATAAGGCTCGAAGCCTGCTGGGACCCCGAAGCGAGAGGGTCGCTAACGGGCAAGGACTTCGACGCCTGTCTCCAGCCGACGGATATCCCCGACGAAGGCTTCGCCGCTATCTTGGACTCGCTCTACGGTACTCCACCGTTCATTTTCACGCCCGAGAAGCCACTGAAAGTCGAGTCGCCGGAACAGGACCAGACTGAGACGATGACGGTCACCTCGAACGTCGACGGAGCGGTCGTCACAATCGATAGAGAACGGGTCGGGACAACGCCGTGGACTGGTGAGGTCCCGACCGACGTGGGTAGGGACGGCCCGGTTCGCGTCACCGTGGCCGACCGGGGATACCTCCCGGAGACGCGTCGCATGGCCGAGCCACGCGATATCGACACGCGGCTGACGAAGATCGAGCAACCCATAACGGTTCGGACTGCGACGCCGGGGGCGACCGTCTTTGTCGACGGTGAGGTCGTCGGAGTGACACCGTGGAGTGGAGAGCGGTGGGTCGAAGGATCCTACGACGTGTTCGTCAGCGCCGATGGAAAGGCTCCGCGCCAGTTCACCGGCGTCAGGGCCGGCGATACCATCTCGACCGAACTCGTGAACGACAGTCTGATCACCAGCATCACTGAACCGTCACTCGACGACACATCGCCCAGCGGCTCGACCGATACGTCGACTGAGACGACGGGCGACAACAGTTCCGAGTCGGAACTGATGGTCACGAACACAGACCTGACCGCCGCGGCACTCGAAGCGGACCTGCGCCAGATACGAGACGTCGAGTTGATCGCTTCACGGTTCGAGGCGAGTGAGACGACGGTCGGCGTCCGCGAACCGGTGACGCTGACCGCGGGACAATCCCACAGTCTCCTCGGTAGCATCACGGCCTACGAGTGGTCCTTCGGCGACGGCAGCACCACAGGTCGGCTCTCAACCTCGAGTCGGACACACGCCTACGCCAGCCCGGGGACGTACACCGTCGAGCTAACAGTCCGGGACGGCAACGGAAACACGGACACGTCGACGAAGACGATCACTGTCGAAGACACATCACCGCAAGCCGTGTTTGCCCCGAGTACGTTCGATGCGCGGACGGGCGAATCTGTGTCGTTCGACGCCCGTGGGTCGACCGACGCTGAAGGCCCCATTAGTTCGTATCGCTGGACGTTCGGCGATGGGTCGAGTGCGACCGGACCGACGCAGACACACGCCTACGCGAGTGGTGGGATCTACACCGTTCGGCTGACGGTCACCGACGACGGCGGGAACACTGCTGTTCGTGAAAAGATCGTTACCGTCACCGTGCCGAACGCGCAGCCGATCGCCGCGTTTACCTCATCGGTCGACCGGGAGGCCGGTACCGTGACGCTCGACGCGAGCGCGTCCAACGACGACGACGGGACAATCACCCAGTACGTCTGGTTCTTCGAGAATGGAACGGTGATGACGGGCGAGCGAGTCACCTACGACGCTCCAGCGACGGACTCACGTGACGTCGAACTGTTAGTCATCGACGACGTGGGTAGCTCTGCGACGGTAACAGAACCCGTCGAGAACGCTGCCGAGGGACGTACCAAGACGACGCCAACAACGACCGCGGCCGCTCCCTCGACAACCGACGATACCCCTGGCGAACAGACGAGCACGGCGACTGCTCCCCCGACCGAAGAATCGGACGAGGGGATACTCGATATGCTCGGGAAGTTGCTCCGGGAACTTACCGACGCACTCGGGTAA
- a CDS encoding YeiH family protein, with product MVADTLEAIPGFLALCLGALVARGLSGVVGVNELLLAIGLGVLATNVVGIPDRLRPGTATHGVWLAAGIVLLGASLTVEPVLETGSTVLLLLLGTVLATVATVEVIARNVAGLPERLGSLLAAGAGICGVSAVVAVGGAVRARETQIAYAAGVVLLVDAITIVVYPIVGSLLDLPANVFGVWAGVSMLSTGPVVAVGFAHSEAAGQWATLTKLTRNALIGVVALGYATYYARREADGTVSPRVLWANVPTFVLGFLALVALASLGAFSPGQQASISNAVDWLFLLAFVGLGTEIRLDDLRRTGIRPALVVFATIVLVSALSLSVALAVL from the coding sequence ATGGTAGCGGACACGCTCGAGGCGATCCCCGGATTTCTCGCCCTCTGTCTCGGCGCGCTCGTCGCTCGCGGCCTGTCGGGGGTCGTCGGGGTCAACGAACTGCTACTCGCGATCGGTCTCGGGGTCCTTGCGACCAACGTCGTCGGGATACCCGACCGACTCCGCCCGGGAACGGCGACGCACGGCGTCTGGCTCGCCGCGGGGATCGTCCTCTTGGGCGCGTCGCTGACGGTCGAGCCGGTCCTCGAAACCGGTAGCACCGTCCTCCTCTTGCTGCTCGGGACGGTGCTCGCCACCGTCGCCACCGTCGAAGTGATCGCCCGGAACGTGGCCGGGCTTCCCGAGCGGCTCGGCTCGCTGCTCGCCGCGGGAGCCGGGATCTGCGGCGTCTCCGCGGTCGTCGCCGTCGGCGGCGCGGTCCGCGCTCGCGAGACGCAGATCGCCTATGCCGCCGGCGTCGTCCTGCTCGTGGATGCGATCACGATCGTCGTCTACCCGATCGTCGGCTCGCTGCTCGACCTCCCCGCGAACGTCTTCGGCGTCTGGGCGGGCGTGAGCATGCTCTCGACCGGCCCGGTCGTCGCCGTCGGGTTCGCCCACTCGGAGGCCGCCGGCCAGTGGGCGACGCTGACGAAACTCACGCGCAACGCCCTGATCGGGGTCGTCGCGCTCGGCTACGCGACCTACTACGCGCGCCGCGAAGCCGACGGAACGGTGTCGCCTCGCGTCCTCTGGGCGAACGTTCCGACGTTCGTCCTCGGCTTTCTCGCGCTCGTCGCGCTCGCGAGTCTCGGTGCGTTCTCGCCGGGACAGCAAGCGTCAATCTCGAACGCCGTCGACTGGCTATTCTTACTCGCGTTCGTCGGCCTCGGGACGGAGATCCGACTGGACGACCTCAGACGGACGGGGATCCGCCCGGCGCTCGTCGTGTTCGCGACGATCGTGCTCGTGAGCGCGCTGTCGCTGTCGGTCGCGCTCGCAGTGTTATAA
- a CDS encoding universal stress protein has product MDETLFDRILLPLADPDDAERTARAIRPYLDEETTLIITHVTQGEAAGTTVAMGRDRFAEEIYETFIAVLGRQDLTIEWVTLEGRDVSEAIIDAIGTLEATLMAFTPRDLDTWSRTLAGDPGSRLVRDADIPVMVFPSRTE; this is encoded by the coding sequence ATGGATGAAACGCTGTTCGATCGGATCCTGCTCCCGCTTGCCGATCCGGACGACGCTGAACGAACTGCCCGGGCGATTCGTCCCTATCTCGACGAGGAAACCACGCTCATCATCACCCACGTCACCCAAGGTGAGGCTGCTGGAACGACGGTTGCGATGGGACGAGACCGGTTCGCAGAAGAGATCTACGAGACGTTTATCGCTGTCCTGGGCCGACAGGACCTCACAATTGAATGGGTGACGCTCGAAGGGCGGGACGTTTCGGAAGCCATCATCGACGCGATCGGCACACTCGAGGCAACGCTGATGGCATTTACGCCCAGAGACCTTGACACGTGGAGCCGAACGCTCGCCGGCGACCCCGGGAGTCGACTGGTGCGGGACGCCGATATCCCGGTGATGGTTTTTCCCAGTCGGACCGAGTGA
- a CDS encoding universal stress protein — translation MTLVVPFDGSDLAEAALVRATEFGSVFDEDVLAVSVIPKGNKDYAREHGWVRQDEEFDLESVVSKLHNQVADLCPSADFRHKVVDRYAPSGSIAKRLGKVAREEDASMVFLGSENAGHLVSAVGSVGSTVATDEAYDVVIVRHRSPAKIAKLKNASPAKNPKSDFYLPE, via the coding sequence ATGACACTGGTCGTTCCGTTCGATGGGTCTGACCTCGCTGAAGCAGCACTTGTCCGGGCAACTGAGTTCGGGAGCGTATTTGACGAAGATGTGCTAGCTGTAAGTGTAATCCCAAAAGGAAATAAAGACTATGCCAGAGAACACGGCTGGGTCAGGCAGGACGAAGAGTTTGATTTGGAATCTGTTGTGTCAAAATTACATAATCAAGTTGCAGACCTATGTCCAAGTGCTGATTTCCGACATAAAGTTGTAGATCGCTATGCTCCATCTGGCTCTATAGCGAAACGTCTGGGAAAAGTGGCACGGGAAGAGGACGCCTCAATGGTCTTCCTCGGTAGTGAGAATGCCGGCCATCTCGTTTCAGCGGTGGGTAGCGTAGGGTCAACTGTTGCGACAGATGAGGCCTACGATGTCGTCATCGTTCGACATCGGAGCCCTGCTAAAATTGCCAAGCTCAAAAATGCCTCGCCGGCGAAAAACCCGAAGTCGGATTTTTATCTCCCCGAGTGA
- a CDS encoding PINc/VapC family ATPase yields the protein MNILPDTSAVIDGRVSERIDADGVETVYVPEAVVGELEAQANDGRDSGWTGLEELQRLAARDDDSEIALEYVGRRPDAIEKRDAGEGEIDALIRDLAEKHGATLLTSDVVQSEVAKAKGVAVEYIEPRVDEDASLSVEEYLDPETMSVHLKTGVRPMAKRGTIGEMAYEPIADESLTEAEMRAVADDVINTARSSSEGFVELSGKGMTIVQIRDMRIAVAEPPFADGIEVTVVRPIVKTDLDDYEDADALRERFTERQRGVLISGAPGAGKSTFAQAVAEFLDDSGFVVKTMEKPRDLQVGPEITQYTELDGSMENTADSLLMVRPDYTIYDEVRKTSDFQTFADMRLAGVGMIGVVHATRAIDALQRLVGRVELGMIPQIVDTVVYIEAGQVHTVYDVTTEVKVPHGLVEEDLARPVIVIQDFETGKPAYEIYTFNQQVVTVSLDGAAGGGEETGVERVAKQEIEREIRSVAHGHVEVELKGSNTAVVWVEDNDISYVIGKGGGRISQIEDRLGIDIDVRTFSDRPGGKSGGASGGASSTAGEIVTPEVTKRHVIIPLGDHHGDTVEIRADGDYLFTATVSRGGEIQVSRGSAIAEELESAIDRGKTITVVPQ from the coding sequence ATGAATATTCTACCGGACACGAGCGCGGTGATCGACGGCCGCGTGTCGGAGCGAATCGACGCCGACGGCGTCGAGACCGTCTACGTCCCGGAAGCGGTCGTCGGCGAGTTGGAGGCCCAGGCCAACGACGGCCGCGACAGCGGGTGGACCGGATTGGAGGAGTTACAGCGGCTCGCGGCGCGCGACGACGACAGCGAGATCGCCCTCGAATACGTCGGCCGCCGCCCGGACGCGATCGAGAAACGCGACGCCGGCGAGGGCGAGATCGACGCGCTCATCCGCGATTTGGCGGAGAAACACGGCGCGACGCTTCTGACGAGCGACGTCGTCCAAAGCGAGGTCGCGAAGGCGAAAGGCGTCGCCGTCGAGTACATCGAGCCGCGGGTCGACGAGGACGCGTCGCTGTCGGTCGAGGAGTACCTCGACCCCGAGACGATGTCGGTACATCTCAAGACCGGCGTTCGCCCGATGGCCAAACGCGGCACGATCGGCGAGATGGCCTACGAACCGATCGCCGACGAGTCGTTGACCGAAGCGGAGATGCGCGCCGTCGCCGACGACGTGATCAACACCGCCCGCTCCTCCAGCGAGGGGTTCGTCGAACTCTCCGGGAAGGGCATGACGATCGTCCAGATACGCGACATGCGGATCGCGGTCGCCGAGCCGCCCTTCGCCGACGGGATCGAGGTGACCGTCGTCCGGCCGATCGTCAAGACCGATCTCGACGACTACGAGGACGCGGACGCGCTTCGCGAGCGGTTCACCGAACGCCAGCGCGGCGTCCTCATCTCGGGCGCACCAGGCGCGGGGAAATCGACGTTCGCGCAGGCGGTTGCGGAGTTCCTCGACGACTCCGGGTTCGTCGTCAAGACGATGGAGAAGCCGCGCGACCTCCAGGTCGGCCCCGAGATTACCCAGTACACCGAACTGGACGGCTCGATGGAGAACACCGCCGACTCGTTGCTCATGGTCCGGCCGGACTACACCATCTACGACGAGGTCAGAAAGACCTCTGACTTCCAGACGTTCGCCGACATGCGGCTGGCGGGCGTCGGGATGATCGGCGTCGTCCACGCGACGCGGGCGATCGACGCCCTCCAGCGACTCGTCGGCCGCGTCGAACTGGGGATGATCCCCCAGATCGTCGACACGGTCGTCTACATCGAGGCCGGGCAGGTCCACACGGTCTACGACGTGACGACCGAGGTGAAAGTGCCCCACGGACTCGTCGAGGAGGACCTCGCCCGACCGGTCATCGTCATCCAGGACTTCGAGACCGGCAAGCCGGCTTACGAGATATACACGTTCAACCAGCAGGTCGTCACCGTCTCCCTCGACGGGGCGGCGGGCGGCGGCGAAGAGACCGGCGTCGAGCGCGTCGCAAAACAGGAGATCGAACGGGAGATCCGCTCGGTCGCCCACGGTCACGTCGAGGTCGAGCTGAAGGGGTCGAACACCGCGGTCGTCTGGGTCGAAGATAACGACATCTCCTACGTCATCGGCAAGGGCGGCGGTCGGATCAGCCAGATCGAAGACCGACTCGGCATCGACATCGACGTGCGGACGTTCTCGGACCGACCCGGCGGAAAGTCCGGCGGGGCGTCGGGCGGAGCGTCGAGTACGGCCGGCGAGATCGTCACCCCCGAGGTGACCAAGCGCCACGTCATCATTCCGCTCGGCGACCACCACGGCGACACGGTCGAGATCCGCGCCGACGGCGACTACCTGTTCACGGCGACGGTCTCCCGCGGCGGCGAGATTCAGGTGTCACGCGGGTCGGCCATCGCCGAGGAGCTCGAGAGCGCGATCGACCGCGGGAAGACGATCACCGTCGTGCCGCAGTAG
- a CDS encoding TATA-box-binding protein produces the protein MKDPKETINIENVVASTGIGQELDLQSVAMDLEGADYDPEQFPGLVYRTQTPKSAALIFRSGKIVCTGAKSTDDVHESLRIVFDKLRELEIQVDDDPEIVVQNIVTSADLGRNLNLNAIAIGLGLENIEYEPEQFPGLVYRLDDPDVVALLFGSGKLVITGGKEPDDAREAVDKIVSRLEELGLLES, from the coding sequence ATGAAGGATCCCAAGGAGACTATCAATATCGAGAACGTCGTCGCGTCGACGGGCATCGGTCAGGAGCTCGATCTGCAGAGCGTGGCCATGGACCTCGAAGGCGCGGACTACGATCCCGAGCAGTTCCCCGGACTGGTCTACCGGACACAGACCCCGAAATCTGCGGCGCTCATCTTCCGCTCCGGAAAGATCGTCTGCACCGGCGCGAAATCGACTGATGACGTACACGAGTCGCTCCGAATCGTCTTCGATAAGCTCCGCGAACTCGAGATTCAGGTCGACGACGACCCCGAGATCGTCGTCCAGAACATCGTCACGAGCGCCGATCTCGGTCGCAATCTCAATCTCAACGCCATCGCGATCGGTCTCGGTCTCGAGAACATCGAGTACGAACCCGAGCAGTTCCCCGGTCTCGTCTACCGCCTCGACGACCCCGACGTCGTCGCCCTGCTCTTCGGCTCCGGCAAACTCGTCATCACGGGCGGCAAAGAGCCCGACGACGCGCGAGAGGCGGTCGACAAGATCGTCTCCCGACTCGAGGAGCTCGGCCTGCTCGAGAGCTAA
- a CDS encoding helix-turn-helix domain-containing protein — MPVEFDRYRPDDLPDEGTNGRRILEFLAETPELGYRPSEIAEELAMPRGSVGTTLRRLERRGFVRHKGEYWAINPEAYDAQTASAIGLASVAEAFEGDFYDRNPEWDSGLPDLDDDGSAEET; from the coding sequence ATGCCAGTCGAGTTCGACAGGTACCGACCGGACGATCTGCCGGACGAGGGAACGAACGGCAGACGGATCCTCGAATTCCTCGCGGAGACGCCCGAATTGGGATACCGGCCGAGCGAGATCGCCGAGGAACTCGCCATGCCCCGTGGAAGCGTCGGCACGACGTTGCGTCGTCTGGAACGGCGAGGGTTCGTCCGCCACAAGGGCGAGTACTGGGCGATCAACCCCGAGGCGTACGACGCTCAGACCGCGAGCGCGATCGGCCTGGCAAGCGTCGCCGAGGCGTTCGAGGGCGATTTTTACGATCGGAATCCGGAGTGGGATTCGGGGCTTCCGGACCTCGACGATGATGGATCGGCCGAGGAAACGTGA
- a CDS encoding lycopene cyclase domain-containing protein has protein sequence MAIARHDRGVRADLRALGSQIHPVFMLPPLAASWFGAAVAGEFTLGVGALHMAAMFFAVYTAHVKDGYVDFYRRGEDDDHPMTVRGCRLALVAAAVGFAACALALWALVGPGAALVTLPTWVIGYLHAPQLDTNPLTTTLGYPTGIALAILGGFYVQTTAVTAPILGFCLVFLVTLAGVKIIDDETDYAYDRSIDKRTVAVALGRRRGRALATYLLWLGIVGVLWGTVSGRFPPSTPIAALAFGSVVLVARRAEPTLATMLLVRGAYVFLALLLVAVWFRPLSGTALPDITALGPYTYLATEVVFGAVAFGLLAHANAFRSAARTIVVLYPIAYLWDWYTLEVGVFEIAMRTGYELFGIPIEEHLFMIVVPALVLGIHETLEKRARASVPETESRTA, from the coding sequence ATGGCAATCGCTCGGCACGATCGGGGGGTGCGGGCGGATCTGCGAGCGCTGGGATCGCAGATCCATCCGGTGTTCATGCTGCCACCGCTGGCCGCTTCGTGGTTCGGCGCGGCCGTCGCGGGCGAGTTCACGCTCGGCGTCGGGGCGCTCCACATGGCTGCGATGTTCTTCGCGGTGTACACCGCGCACGTCAAGGACGGCTACGTGGATTTCTACCGGCGCGGCGAGGACGACGACCACCCGATGACGGTTCGTGGCTGTCGGCTCGCGCTCGTCGCCGCCGCCGTCGGCTTCGCCGCCTGCGCGCTCGCGCTCTGGGCGCTCGTCGGGCCCGGCGCGGCGCTCGTAACGCTTCCGACGTGGGTCATCGGCTACCTCCACGCCCCACAGCTCGACACGAACCCGCTCACCACGACGCTCGGTTATCCGACTGGGATCGCGCTCGCCATCCTCGGCGGCTTTTACGTCCAGACGACCGCCGTGACGGCACCGATACTCGGCTTTTGTCTCGTGTTCCTCGTGACGCTCGCGGGCGTGAAGATCATCGACGACGAGACGGACTACGCGTACGACCGATCGATCGATAAGCGAACGGTCGCCGTGGCGTTGGGTCGGCGCCGCGGGCGGGCGCTGGCGACGTATCTGCTGTGGCTCGGGATCGTCGGCGTCCTCTGGGGGACCGTAAGCGGCCGGTTCCCGCCGTCGACGCCGATCGCCGCGCTCGCCTTCGGCTCGGTCGTCCTCGTCGCCCGGCGAGCGGAGCCGACGCTCGCGACGATGCTGTTGGTTCGGGGGGCGTACGTCTTTCTCGCGCTGTTGCTCGTGGCAGTCTGGTTTCGGCCACTCTCCGGGACGGCGCTTCCGGATATCACCGCGTTGGGCCCCTACACCTACCTCGCCACGGAGGTCGTTTTCGGTGCGGTTGCGTTCGGGCTGCTCGCCCACGCGAACGCGTTCCGCAGCGCGGCCCGGACGATCGTCGTGCTGTATCCGATCGCGTATCTGTGGGACTGGTACACCCTGGAGGTCGGCGTCTTCGAGATCGCGATGCGAACGGGCTACGAGCTGTTCGGGATCCCGATCGAGGAACATCTGTTCATGATCGTCGTGCCGGCGCTCGTCTTGGGGATTCAC